One stretch of Rattus norvegicus strain BN/NHsdMcwi chromosome 12, GRCr8, whole genome shotgun sequence DNA includes these proteins:
- the Pilrb1l1 gene encoding paired immunoglobulin-like type 2 receptor beta — MAQILLLLLSATCLHTGNSGGYTRKNYFGVNQPAVLSGVQGGSIEIPFSFYFPWKLAKDPQMSIAWRWKEVHGEFIYQSTLSFIHEHFKDRLILNWTQGQTFGVLRILNLKENDQATYFSQVCLQTTEGMKCWQSIPGTKLIVTHDLSTTMRTPSIITSADPTAGLENIRGQRNPSLLNLGGIIGMVVAKVVVIIPLYGWMISLWWKQRPAE, encoded by the exons ATGGCTCAGATTCTCCTTCTTTTGCTGTCGGCAACATGCCTGCACACTG gGAACTCAGGAGGATACACAAGAAAAAATTACTTTGGGGTGAACCAACCAGCTGTCCTCTCTGGAGTCCAGGGTGGCTCCATTGagatccccttctccttctacttcccCTGGAAGTTGGCCAAGGATCCGCAGATGAGCATAGCCTGGAGATGGAAAGAAGTCCATGGGGAATTCATCTACCAGTCCACTCTATCTTTCATTCATGAGCACTTCAAGGACCGGCTCATCCTAAACTGGACACAGGGTCAGACATTCGGAGTCCTCAGAATCCTGAACTTGAAGGAGAATGACCAGGCCACATACTTCAGCCAAGTTTGCCTGCAAACAACAGAAGGCATGAAATGTTGGCAGTCTATTCCTGGGACAAAACTCATTGTTACACATG ATCTCAGTACGACCATGAGGACCCCCTCCATCATCACCTCTGCAGACCCCACAGCTGGCCTGGAGAACATAAGGGGCCAAAGGAATCCTTCACTGCTGAACCTGGGGGGCATCATTGGGATGGTCGTGGCCAAAGTTGTAGTCATCATCCCCCTCTACGGATGGATGATCTCTCTGTGGTGGAAGCAAAG GCCAGCAGAGTAA